Proteins found in one bacterium genomic segment:
- a CDS encoding YebC/PmpR family DNA-binding transcriptional regulator — protein MSGHSKWSTIKRKKAKVDAQKGKVFTKLIREIITAARQGGGDETANPRLRSALDAAKAANMPNANIDKAIKKGTGELPGVVYEERSYEGYGPGGVAILIDTLTDNINRTTAEVRHLLTKYNGNLGETGCVSWMFEKKGLFVVDKKVCDEERLMEIVLEAGADDLSSDDDVFEIVCAPEFFNDLKLALEKEGIQTLSSEITMSPKNTAKAEGKVAEQVVKLFDALDELDDVQQVYTNCNIDEMSGEES, from the coding sequence ATGTCAGGGCACTCCAAATGGAGCACAATTAAAAGAAAAAAAGCCAAGGTCGATGCTCAGAAGGGCAAGGTGTTTACCAAGCTGATAAGAGAAATAATTACAGCAGCACGTCAGGGCGGAGGTGATGAAACTGCTAACCCTCGCCTTCGTTCAGCTCTTGATGCTGCAAAAGCTGCAAACATGCCGAATGCTAATATTGATAAGGCCATTAAAAAAGGTACCGGCGAACTGCCAGGTGTTGTCTATGAAGAGAGGTCTTATGAAGGCTATGGCCCAGGCGGAGTTGCAATACTGATAGATACACTTACAGATAACATTAACAGAACCACTGCGGAAGTCAGGCATCTTCTGACAAAATACAACGGGAATCTAGGCGAAACCGGATGTGTATCGTGGATGTTCGAGAAAAAAGGTTTATTTGTTGTTGATAAAAAAGTGTGTGATGAAGAGAGGCTTATGGAAATTGTTCTCGAAGCAGGAGCTGATGATTTGTCATCGGATGATGATGTATTTGAAATAGTATGTGCACCTGAATTTTTTAATGACCTTAAACTTGCACTTGAGAAAGAGGGTATTCAGACTTTATCCTCAGAGATAACCATGAGCCCCAAAAATACTGCCAAAGCTGAAGGTAAAGTTGCTGAACAGGTTGTGAAGCTTTTTGATGCTCTCGATGAGTTGGATGATGTCCAGCAGGTTTATACAAATTGTAATATTGATGAGATGTCAGGCGAGGAGTCCTGA
- the ruvA gene encoding Holliday junction branch migration protein RuvA, producing the protein MISFIRGRLVEKSPASIIVETGGIGYIFEIPVSSFDRFGSPGEEVTVLAHLHVREDKLVLYGFATEEERKLFRLLISVSGVGPKLAQGILSGLSVKDFNRALRAQDTAVLTSAPGVGKRTAERLIVELKDKVEIESEIAFAEQGGRVSSSVKEAVMALVSLGYQEAKAQRTVSSLFRNNPDYSVEELVKNALQKM; encoded by the coding sequence ATGATTTCTTTTATTCGGGGCAGGCTTGTAGAAAAGAGCCCTGCGTCAATTATTGTTGAGACAGGAGGGATAGGATACATATTTGAAATTCCTGTTTCCAGTTTTGACAGATTCGGCAGCCCTGGGGAAGAAGTTACGGTTTTGGCTCATCTTCATGTAAGGGAAGATAAGCTCGTACTTTACGGTTTTGCAACAGAAGAGGAAAGAAAACTGTTCCGCCTTTTAATTTCCGTATCAGGAGTAGGCCCGAAACTCGCTCAGGGAATCTTGTCCGGGTTAAGCGTTAAAGATTTCAACAGAGCTTTAAGGGCTCAGGATACAGCGGTTTTAACTTCTGCACCCGGCGTTGGTAAAAGGACGGCTGAGCGGCTTATTGTAGAGCTGAAGGATAAAGTTGAAATAGAGAGTGAAATTGCATTTGCGGAGCAGGGCGGCAGAGTATCTTCATCTGTTAAAGAAGCTGTAATGGCTCTTGTTTCTCTCGGCTATCAGGAGGCAAAAGCGCAGAGAACTGTAAGTAGTCTTTTCAGGAATAATCCTGATTATAGCGTAGAAGAGCTTGTAAAAAATGCACTTCAGAAAATGTAG
- the ruvC gene encoding crossover junction endodeoxyribonuclease RuvC, whose protein sequence is MKILGIDPGTRIVGYGLISPTGNFFSVEEFGYFKIDKKLQFYEKLKLIFDDISDLIARTSPDVAAVEEAFVSQNAKTALRLGHARGVIMLAAANAGMVVAEYSPREIKQAVLGFGNASKQQIQKIVVQLLKISENEIQEDAADGLAVALCHGMRSEREKKYPEMKI, encoded by the coding sequence GTGAAGATACTTGGGATTGATCCGGGTACCAGGATTGTAGGATACGGCTTGATTAGTCCCACGGGGAATTTTTTTTCAGTTGAGGAGTTCGGCTATTTTAAGATTGACAAAAAATTACAATTTTATGAGAAATTAAAATTAATTTTTGACGATATTTCGGATTTGATTGCAAGAACCAGCCCTGATGTGGCGGCTGTTGAAGAAGCTTTTGTTTCACAAAATGCGAAAACAGCTTTAAGATTGGGACATGCAAGAGGAGTTATCATGCTTGCAGCTGCAAATGCCGGAATGGTTGTTGCCGAGTACTCCCCGAGAGAGATTAAGCAGGCAGTGCTCGGGTTCGGGAATGCATCCAAACAGCAGATACAGAAAATTGTAGTTCAGCTTTTAAAAATATCGGAGAATGAAATTCAGGAAGATGCTGCTGACGGGCTGGCAGTTGCCTTGTGCCATGGTATGAGAAGCGAAAGAGAAAAAAAGTATCCTGAGATGAAAATATGA